A single region of the Sorghum bicolor cultivar BTx623 chromosome 7, Sorghum_bicolor_NCBIv3, whole genome shotgun sequence genome encodes:
- the LOC8073247 gene encoding BTB/POZ and MATH domain-containing protein 1 yields the protein MSAAAERPSTRIASMCAAAETARVTHSFKVVGKSVHKGFAVGMSIRSATFSAGGHSWCIKYYPSGNADNCKNYASVFLELVSKSTEATVLYDFRLVNQATGLSSSLFSSKAVFNDEKPTWGPRRFIIKSDLEASGYLKDDCLEIECDLTVIKVDEIDVPPPNLQDDLQKLLESEEGVDVTFKVKDEVFQAHRIVLAMRSPVFKAELYGPMRNNKKGSIAVEDIEPPVFKALLHFIYTDSLPIMNDLDAKDHHEMVKHLLVAADRYGLERMKLMCENILCKKLAIDSIATTIILADQYHCSKLKDACFQFINSSNRMDDVVASQGYNDLKRECPALTIEIWEKAAKSRKI from the coding sequence ATGTCAGCCGCAGCAGAGAGGCCAAGCACGAGAATCGCGTCGATGTGCGCCGCCGCGGAGACCGCGCGGGTCACGCACTCGTTCAAGGTCGTTGGCAAGAGCGTGCACAAGGGCTTCGCGGTCGGGATGAGCATCCGCTCTGCCACCTTCTCCGCCGGAGGCCACAGCTGGTGCATCAAATACTATCCCAGCGGAAACGCCGACAACTGCAAGAACTACGCCTCCGTCTTCCTCGAGCTCGTGAGCAAAAGTACCGAGGCGACTGTGCTCTACGACTTCAGGCTGGTCAACCAGGCCACTGGCCTTTCATCCTCCTTGTTCTCATCTAAGGCGGTATTCAACGATGAGAAGCCAACCTGGGGGCCCCGGAGGTTCATCATCAAGAGCGATCTGGAAGCATCAGGATACCTCAAGGATGACTGCCTCGAGATCGAGTGCGACCTCACTGTAATCAAGGTGGATGAGATTGATGTGCCGCCACCGAATCTGCAGGATGATCTTCAAAAGCTTCTGGAATCGGAGGAAGGGGTGGATGTGACATTCAAGGTTAAGGATGAGGTGTTCCAAGCCCACAGAATTGTGCTTGCGATGAGATCGCCCGTTTTCAAGGCTGAGCTCTATGGACCCATGAGGAACAACAAAAAGGGGAGCATAGCAGTTGAAGATATAGAGCCTCCTGTTTTCAAGGCCCTGCTTCACTTCATCTACACTGATTCTTTGCCCATCATGAATGATCTTGATGCAAAGGACCATCATGAAATGGTCAAGCATTTGCTTGTGGCTGCTGATAGGTATGGCTTGGAGAGGATGAAGTTGATGTGCGAGAACATTCTTTGCAAGAAGCTTGCCATTGATAGTATTGCAACCACTATAATTCTAGCTGATCAGTATCACTGCAGCAAGCTCAAGGATGCATGCTTTCAGTTCATCAACTCTTCAAACAGAATGGATGATGTGGTGGCCAGCCAAGGGTACAACGACCTCAAAAGAGAATGCCCTGCTCTCACTatagagatttgggagaaagcAGCCAAATCTCGTAAGATTTAG